CCGGCCCCCGGTCGTCCGTGCGCTGCGGGCCGAGGAGTTCGCCCTCGCTGAGCTGGGCGTCGCCGTCGGTCTCACGGGTTGGAGGAGCGGGCCGTTTCCTCCACCACTCGCGGAAGGATTGCGCGGCGAGGGGCGGCAGGTCGCGGGTGTCCGTCCAGCCGCCGAGCATCCCCGGCAGAGTGTGGATGGCGCCCTGCTTCACGAGCGGCCCCTGCCCTGTCCGCGCGAGCTTGATCGCCCCCTCGAAGCGGTGCGGCTCGCTCATCACCCAGGCGGCGGTCCTGAAGGCGATGGCCTCCGCATTCAGGGGCTTCTCCTCGGTGATCTTCCCACGCAGGTAGAGCAACACCTCGGGGATGTTGATCTTCACCGGGCAGGCGTCATAGCACGCGCCACACAGGCTGCTGGCCCAGGGAAGAGTGTTCGCATTCTTGTCCTCCAGGTGCAGCAGTTGCGGCGTCAGGATCGCGCCGATGGGACCGGGGTACACGCTCCCGTAAGCGTGGCCGCCCGCGCGCTCGTACACCGGGCACACATTCAGGCAGGCGGAGCAGCGGATGCAGCGCAGCGTTTGCCGCCCCACCTCGTCGGCGAGCACGTCCGTCCGCCCGTTGTCGAGGAGGACGAGGTGGAATTCCTGCGGGCCGTCGCCTTCCCGCACGCCAGACCAGAAGGAGTTGTAGGGGTTCATGCGCTCGGCGGTGGAGGAGCGGGGCAACAGTTGGAGGAACACCGCCACGTCCTGCCACGTCGGGAGCACCTTCTCGATGCCCATGACGCTGATCAGGACTTCCGGCATCGTGACGCACATGCGCCCGTTGCCCTCGGACTCCACGACGCAGACCGTGCCGCTCTCGGCGATGGCGAAATTGGCGCCCGAGACGGCGACCTTCGTACTCAGAAACTTCTCGCGCAGGTAAAGGCGGGCAGCGTCGGCAAGCTGTTTAGGCTCGTCGGTGAGGAGGTCGGCGCCGAGTTTGCGCCGGAAGAGGTCCCGGATTTCCGCCCGGTTACGGTGGATCGCCGGGACGAGGATGTGGCTGGGGCGGTCTTCGGCGAGTTGCACGATCAGTTCGGCGAGGTCGGTCTCGATGGCGTGGATGCCGCGCTCCGAGAGGCCACCGTTGAGTTCGATCTCGTCGGTGGTGATGGACTTGACCTTGATGACCTCGCGGACACCGTGGCCCTCAGCGATGCTCCCGATAATCTCCCGAGCTTCCGCCGCGTCGCGCGCCCAGTGGACCTGCCCGCCCGCCCTCTGGACGGCGGCCTCCAGGTCCAGCAAATAGTCGCCGAGGTGAGCGAGGGCGTGGTCCTTGACCGCCGCGCCCTGGGTCCGCAATTCCTCCCAGTCGGGGAGTTCAGAGACGGCCCGCAGCCGCTTGTCACGGATGGTCGTGGTGGCGTGCTGGAGGTTGCGGCGCATCTGCGCGTTGGAGAGGGTTTCGTGGGCCGCGTCCTGAAAGGTCTTCCTCGGAATGATCCCGCCCGCGCTCATGAGGACCCCTCGCGCGACATCGGCCCACATCCGAACGGGCAGGCCGCCCTGCCTGGCAACGACGGGCTCACGCGAACACTTCCTGTTCGGTGCTCGCCAGAATCTCGGCGAGGTGGACGGTGCGGGTGCCCGCTTGCAGGCGCGAGAGCCCCCCGCCGATGTGCATCAGGCAGGAGTTGTCGCCCGCCGTGCAGGCTTCGGCCCGTGTACTCAGGACGCTCTGCACCTTGTCTGCCAACATCGCCGTGCTCGTCTCCGCGTTCTTCACGCTGAAGGTCCCGCCGAAGCCGCAGCACTGGTCCACGTCGGGCAACTCGACCAGCCGCA
The Deinococcus sp. YIM 134068 DNA segment above includes these coding regions:
- a CDS encoding LutB/LldF family L-lactate oxidation iron-sulfur protein — translated: MSAGGIIPRKTFQDAAHETLSNAQMRRNLQHATTTIRDKRLRAVSELPDWEELRTQGAAVKDHALAHLGDYLLDLEAAVQRAGGQVHWARDAAEAREIIGSIAEGHGVREVIKVKSITTDEIELNGGLSERGIHAIETDLAELIVQLAEDRPSHILVPAIHRNRAEIRDLFRRKLGADLLTDEPKQLADAARLYLREKFLSTKVAVSGANFAIAESGTVCVVESEGNGRMCVTMPEVLISVMGIEKVLPTWQDVAVFLQLLPRSSTAERMNPYNSFWSGVREGDGPQEFHLVLLDNGRTDVLADEVGRQTLRCIRCSACLNVCPVYERAGGHAYGSVYPGPIGAILTPQLLHLEDKNANTLPWASSLCGACYDACPVKINIPEVLLYLRGKITEEKPLNAEAIAFRTAAWVMSEPHRFEGAIKLARTGQGPLVKQGAIHTLPGMLGGWTDTRDLPPLAAQSFREWWRKRPAPPTRETDGDAQLSEGELLGPQRTDDRGPV